The following are from one region of the Silene latifolia isolate original U9 population chromosome 9, ASM4854445v1, whole genome shotgun sequence genome:
- the LOC141602266 gene encoding protein FAR1-RELATED SEQUENCE 5-like has protein sequence MDFDLNVPWEEQNNESSSDVVIIDDDVSNDVANADDIDDGPAVVEGGWVEKVGNMLNTDGNGDSLEVNTPTRGMSFVNGDEFAAFAYLYAYKNAFQPFCRCTELVKMYQERGVKRNGMGKKQPRFYMMKRIRLCCTWGANPNKQNGFKDIANFEKCKFAIEASLQNDFIVIGACSLEHNHVLKRETTHHMVSYRMFDEYFKRRALLNDAAGISIANNFQILVREAGGHENLKINKPDIRNFLNQERRRSRINGDAAALEARFIKLKEVDPDFYYAIQTDFEGKLLRGCLVGGYKMPFTPFVGVNHHGSTVVLVAALISHEDAESFT, from the exons ATGGATTTTGATTTGAATGTTCCTTGGGAAGAACAAAACAATGAATCAAGTAGTGATGTCGTTATTATCGATGATGATGTTAGTAACGATGTTGCCAACGCAGACGATATTGACGATGGTCCTGCAGTTGTTGAAGGAGGATGGGTTGAAAAGGTAGGAAATATGTTAAACACGGACGGTAATGGCGATTCTTTAGAAGTTAATACTCCCACCAGAGGAATGTCTTTCGTGAATGGTGACGAGTTTGCTGCGTTTGCGTACCTATATGCGTATAAAAACGCCTTTCAACCTTTTTGTAGGTGTACTGAACTAGTGAAGATGTACCAGGAAAGAGGTGTCAAGCGCAATGGTATGGGGAAGAAGCAACCTCGTTTCTATATGATGAAGCGAATAAGATTATGTTGCACATGGGGGGCCAATCCGAACAAACAAAACGGGTTTAAAGACATTGCAAATTTTGAGAAATGCAAATTTGCAATAGAAGCATCGTTACAAAACGATTTTATTGTCATCGGTGCGTGTTCGTTGGAACACAATCACGTATTAAAACGTGAAACTACTCATCACATGGTAAGTTACCGGATGTTTGACGAATATTTCAAAAGACGGGCCTTATTGAACGACGCTGCCGGTATTTCTATTGCCAATAACTTTCAAATTCTCGTTAGAGAAGCGGGTGGGCATGAAAATTTAAAAATCAACAAGCCTGACATACGGAATTTTCTTAATCAAGAACGAAGACGTAGTAGAATTAACGGGGATGCAGCGGCTTTGGAGGCTAGATTTATTAAACTTAAGGAAGTCGATCCAGATTTTTACTACGCCATTCAGACGGATTTTGAAGGCAAGCtactaagggggtgtttggttggggg GTACAAAATGCCCTTTACTCCATTTGTTGGCGTAAATCATCACGGCAGTACTGTTGTGCTTGTTGCCGCTTTGATTTCACATGAAGATGCGGAAAGCTTCACTTAG
- the LOC141600432 gene encoding pentatricopeptide repeat-containing protein At1g80270, mitochondrial-like, whose product MLAIRRASAFSLRAPGLKIAAFRACAGHGPVSIHKEDKSSPSELHLFRTDRSVTSRTCNCTVLVPRLFSVGCRCLSSQAGAKSGGEENDDLEDGFSELEAPEASATTEAKVVDGDSSADSASDSESDLSSLDDASLEETLETDLLGETEEDAGKAASKKKYAPSPLLKLILEESGPSMAGALDKYFEDKEFSRPEVYESLLNLRRRKLFGKALQLSEWFEKREDSDFSERDYASRVDLIAKVRGLHKAESYVDSIPKSFREEVVYRTLLANFVTARRLDKAEQLFNKMKDLGFPITVFTCNQMLLLYKRSDRRKIADVLLMMEKENLKPSLFTYQVLIDTKGHSSDIHGMEQVIETMKAEGVEPGIRVQAILARHYASAGLKEKAEDVLKEMEETDLKNNRFIYRTVLPIYAKLGNAEQVERIWKFSESSPRPADCFAAIDAFGKLKNIKQAEAIFEKTIKTNMNSTRPYTIMLKVYAENKMLSKAKELLNRMGDAGCAIGPMAWDSLVKLYVDIGEVEKADSVLQKVVQQTPRLRPMFSTYMTILDQYSKRGDVHNAEKIFQRLRQAGYVARAMPFHALLQTYINANVPAYGIRERMKADNLFPNKALAAQLALVDAFRKTTVSELLD is encoded by the exons ATGTTGGCTATTCGTCGAGCTTCTGCCTTTTCTCTCAG AGCTCCAGGTTTGAAGATAGCAGCTTTTCGAGCCTGTGCTGGACATGGACCAGTCAGCATTCATAAAGAAGACAAGTCAAGTCCCTCTGAGCTTCATTTGTTCAGAACTGATAGATCAGTTACATCTAGGACATGCAATTGCACAGTACTTGTTCCCAGACTATTCTCAGTCGGGTGTCGATGTCTTTCTTCTCAAGCAGGCGCTAAGAGTGGTGGAGAGGAAAATGATGATTTGGAAGACGGGTTTTCTGAGCTAGAAGCCCCGGAAGCTTCTGCAACAACCGAGGCGAAAGTTGTAGATGGTGACAGTTCTGCTGACTCTGCATCTGATTCTGAGTCTGACTTATCTAGTCTTGACGATGCGAGTTTGGAAGAGACATTGGAAACTGATCTACTTGGAGAAACAGAGGAGGATGCGGGCAAGGCAGCATCAAAGAAGAAATATGCACCCTCACCTCTGTTAAAGTTAATTTTGGAAGAGTCAGGTCCATCTATGGCTGGTGCTCTCGACAAGTATTTTGAGGACAAGGAGTTTAGTCGCCCTGAAGTATATGAAAGTTTGCTGAACCTTCGTCGACGCAAGCTATTTGGGAAGGCATTGCAG CTGTCAGAATGGTTCGAGAAGAGAGAGGATTCTGATTTTTCGGAGCGAGACTATGCATCCAGGGTTGATCTGATTGCAAAGGTACGCGGGCTTCATAAAGCAGAGAGCTATGTTGACAGTATACCCAAATCCTTCAGAGAGGAGGTGGTCTACAGAACTTTGCTAGCAAACTTTGTGACGGCTAGACGTTTGGATAAAGCCGAACAACTCTTCAATAAAATGAAGGATCTAGGTTTCCCGATCACGGTTTTCACTTGCAACCAGATGCTACTTCTTTACAAGAGAAGCGATAGAAGAAAAATCGCTGATGTGCTTTTAATGATGGAGAAAGAGAATCTTAAGCCTTCTCTGTTTACTTATCAAGTGTTGATTGACACAAAAGGCCATTCAAGTGATATCCATGGCATGGAGCAAGTTATTGAGACCATGAAAGCCGAAGGCGTAGAACCTGGCATCCGTGTTCAAGCCATTTTGGCTAGACACTATGCTTCAGCCGGACTCAAAGAAAAGGCCGAGGACGTTCTAAAAGAGATGGAAGAGACTGACTTGAAGAACAACCGTTTTATCTACCGTACTGTCCTCCCTATCTATGCAAAGCTTGGGAATGCTGAGCAAGTAGAAAGAATCTGGAAATTTTCAGAGTCAAGCCCTCGACCAGCAGATTGTTTTGCTGCTATTGATGCCTTTGGAAAGCTTAAGAACATCAAACAAGCAGAAGCCATCTTTGAGAAAACGATAAAAACAAACATGAATTCCACTAGGCCCTACACTATAATGCTCAAAGTTTATGCAGAAAACAAGATGTTAAGCAAAGCAAAGGAGCTACTTAACCGCATGGGAGATGCTGGTTGTGCTATTGGACCAATGGCTTGGGATTCACTGGTCAAGCTCTATGTCGATATAGGGGAAGTTGAGAAAGCCGACTCGGTATTGCAAAAAGTCGTTCAACAGACCCCAAGACTCAGGCCAATGTTTAGTACCTATATGACCATTTTAGACCAGTATTCTAAAAGGGGTGATGTTCATAATGCTGAGAAAATTTTCCAAAGGTTGAGGCAAGCGGGTTATGTTGCTCGTGCTATGCCATTCCATGCTCTTCTCCAAACATACATAAATGCCAATGTTCCAGCTTATGGGATAAGGGAGAGAATGAAGGCTGATAATTTGTTCCCGAACAAAGCTTTGGCTGCCCAATTGGCTCTTGTGGACGCATTTAGGAAGACGACTGTGTCGGAGTTACTTGATTGA